One window of the Pseudofrankia sp. DC12 genome contains the following:
- a CDS encoding pentapeptide repeat-containing protein, with protein MATVADRILGHLAGAPAGLDDGRLAEAIGASRSSVNNVCRKLAEQGRLVRAVGVDGKIMNLIPDGSADAASPAADEVAGGGTTAVPGIPEARQGPDDVPGIPAARLPGDDELPPEPAAAEPEAAEPSPAVAAEPAQEPAAPEPVVVPEPAAPAAEPVADVSEAPVEVAEVAEAEIIGEPAAPAPTADDAEIEDAEIEDAEIEDADLEDADLEDAEIEDADLEDADLEDADLEDVAPSSAPAAAPPRATNGARRSWWRRLLPLR; from the coding sequence GTGGCTACTGTTGCGGACCGGATCCTCGGCCATCTCGCCGGAGCGCCGGCCGGTTTGGACGACGGCAGGCTCGCGGAGGCTATTGGTGCCAGCCGCAGCTCTGTCAACAATGTGTGTCGCAAGCTCGCCGAACAAGGGCGGCTGGTGCGGGCCGTCGGCGTCGACGGCAAGATTATGAACCTGATCCCGGACGGCTCCGCCGACGCGGCGTCGCCAGCGGCCGATGAGGTCGCCGGCGGTGGCACGACGGCCGTCCCGGGTATCCCAGAAGCGCGCCAGGGCCCGGACGACGTGCCCGGCATCCCGGCGGCCCGGCTGCCGGGTGACGACGAGCTTCCGCCCGAGCCGGCGGCCGCCGAGCCGGAAGCGGCTGAGCCGTCGCCGGCCGTCGCAGCGGAGCCCGCGCAGGAGCCGGCCGCTCCGGAGCCGGTTGTCGTCCCGGAGCCGGCCGCGCCGGCCGCCGAGCCGGTGGCGGACGTGAGCGAGGCCCCCGTGGAGGTCGCCGAGGTCGCCGAGGCCGAGATCATCGGTGAGCCGGCTGCGCCTGCCCCGACGGCGGACGACGCCGAGATCGAGGACGCCGAGATCGAGGACGCCGAGATCGAGGACGCCGACCTTGAGGACGCCGACCTTGAGGACGCCGAGATCGAGGACGCCGACCTTGAGGACGCCGACCTTGAGGACGCCGACCTTGAGGATGTCGCGCCGAGCAGCGCGCCCGCCGCCGCCCCGCCGCGGGCGACCAACGGCGCGCGCCGGTCGTGGTGGCGGCGCCTGCTGCCGTTGCGTTAG
- a CDS encoding ABC transporter ATP-binding protein → MSRAELRAIGLVRRYGGLTAVDHVDMSAPPGMITGLIGPNGAGKSTLFSLLTGVEQPDEGRVMLGDRDITKLRPDKRSRLGLVQTFQVPSLFTSMTVRENLLVGVENRRRDYAGGLFGLGIRRNPKYEQVVDDMLASLGLTDLGAAVAGSLSTGALRLAECARALCTHPDVLLLDEPASGLDGAETDRFSQLLRRIANAGVAIVLVDHDVELVFTVCDQVYAMVGGKVVSHGDPATVRSNPTVQSVYLAQGAMT, encoded by the coding sequence GTGAGCCGCGCCGAACTGCGGGCGATCGGTCTGGTCCGCCGGTACGGCGGGCTCACCGCCGTCGACCACGTGGACATGTCCGCGCCGCCCGGGATGATCACCGGTCTGATCGGGCCGAACGGTGCCGGCAAGTCGACGCTGTTCAGCCTGCTCACCGGCGTCGAGCAGCCCGACGAGGGCCGCGTCATGCTCGGCGACCGGGACATCACGAAGCTGCGGCCGGACAAGCGCTCCCGGCTGGGGCTCGTGCAGACCTTCCAGGTGCCGTCGCTGTTCACCAGCATGACCGTGCGGGAGAACCTGCTCGTCGGCGTGGAGAACCGGCGGCGGGACTATGCCGGCGGCCTGTTCGGCCTCGGCATCCGCCGCAACCCCAAGTACGAGCAGGTCGTCGACGACATGCTCGCCTCGCTGGGGCTGACCGACCTCGGCGCCGCCGTCGCGGGCTCGCTCTCGACCGGCGCGCTGCGGCTGGCCGAGTGTGCCCGGGCCCTGTGCACCCACCCGGACGTGCTGCTGCTCGACGAGCCGGCCAGCGGCCTCGACGGCGCGGAGACCGACCGGTTCTCCCAGCTCCTGCGCCGGATCGCGAACGCCGGCGTGGCGATCGTCCTGGTCGACCACGACGTCGAACTGGTGTTCACCGTGTGCGACCAGGTCTACGCGATGGTGGGCGGGAAGGTGGTCTCGCACGGCGACCCGGCGACGGTTCGTTCGAACCCGACAGTCCAGTCCGTGTACCTCGCGCAGGGAGCGATGACATGA
- a CDS encoding DUF2752 domain-containing protein, with the protein MSAVPTGAGPELPSWPIRSWSRRARLAGYLGVAAVAAAGSTMIYLVDPAKPGHYPLCPFKWATGLDCPGCGSMRGLHQLLHGHVGQAANYNILFVIAAPWLVAGWFVAVLRLLGVGVRTPRMPSLLNRAIPVVVIAFWILRDTPGPVGHWLHS; encoded by the coding sequence ATGAGCGCCGTGCCGACGGGCGCCGGGCCCGAGCTGCCGTCGTGGCCGATCCGCAGCTGGTCCCGCCGGGCCCGGCTCGCCGGGTACCTGGGGGTCGCCGCCGTCGCGGCCGCCGGGTCGACGATGATCTACCTGGTCGACCCGGCGAAGCCGGGGCACTACCCGCTCTGCCCGTTCAAGTGGGCCACCGGCCTGGACTGTCCTGGCTGCGGCTCGATGCGGGGTCTGCATCAGCTGCTGCACGGCCACGTCGGCCAGGCGGCGAACTACAACATCCTCTTCGTCATCGCGGCGCCCTGGCTGGTGGCCGGATGGTTCGTGGCGGTGCTGCGCCTGCTCGGCGTCGGTGTCCGGACCCCCAGGATGCCGAGCCTGCTTAACCGGGCGATCCCGGTCGTCGTGATCGCCTTCTGGATTCTGCGCGACACGCCGGGACCGGTCGGCCACTGGCTGCACTCGTAG
- a CDS encoding ATP-binding cassette domain-containing protein yields MSTPPPRGPLDGADAIAAGSSAAALAASVGGRAAQAPAPGGIELRLTGARAGYGAVEVLHGLDLVVPAGKVTALLGVNGAGKSTTLRVLAGLVPLRSGTLTWRGDVITKLSALDRARRGLLLVPDERAVFASLSVRDNLLVVAEATGNPQGIAPALDAFPKLRDRLPQRAGSMSGGERRMLALARALLARPAVLMVDELSLGLSPKVAAELFEWLATIAAAGTTVILADQYTDAALGMADIAYVLHRGERSFVGDPAELANA; encoded by the coding sequence ATGAGCACTCCCCCGCCGCGTGGCCCGCTGGACGGCGCCGATGCGATCGCGGCTGGCAGCTCGGCCGCCGCGCTGGCGGCCTCCGTCGGTGGCCGGGCGGCCCAGGCACCCGCGCCCGGCGGCATCGAGCTGCGGCTGACCGGCGCACGGGCCGGCTATGGTGCTGTTGAGGTGCTGCACGGCCTGGACCTCGTCGTCCCCGCCGGCAAGGTGACCGCCCTGCTCGGCGTCAACGGCGCCGGCAAGAGCACCACACTGCGGGTGCTCGCCGGGCTGGTGCCGCTGCGCAGCGGCACGCTGACCTGGCGCGGGGACGTCATCACCAAGCTGTCGGCGCTCGACCGGGCCCGGCGTGGCCTGCTGCTCGTGCCGGACGAGCGGGCCGTGTTCGCGAGCCTGTCGGTGCGCGACAACCTGCTGGTGGTCGCCGAGGCCACCGGGAACCCGCAGGGCATCGCCCCCGCGCTGGACGCGTTCCCCAAGCTGCGGGACCGGCTGCCGCAGCGGGCCGGCTCGATGTCCGGCGGCGAGCGCCGGATGCTCGCGCTCGCACGGGCGCTGCTGGCCCGGCCGGCCGTCCTGATGGTCGACGAGCTGTCGCTGGGCCTCTCGCCCAAGGTGGCCGCCGAGCTGTTCGAGTGGCTCGCGACGATCGCCGCCGCCGGCACGACCGTGATCCTCGCCGACCAGTACACGGACGCGGCGCTGGGGATGGCCGACATCGCCTACGTGCTGCACCGCGGCGAGCGCTCCTTCGTCGGCGACCCGGCCGAGCTCGCGAACGCGTAG
- the speB gene encoding agmatinase: MTGSLDGPGENVRPAGPTDAPVPPYAAREAAAELPDAPGYAGLATFCGRPWLETEAELLARRPDVAVVGAPFDIATTHRPGARFGPRALRAQAYDPGTYHLDLGIEIFDWLDVVDAGDAHCPHGLTEASHANIRAKVNQVARNGIFPLIIGGDHSITWPAATAVAEAVGWGEVGLLHFDAHADTADIIDGNLASHGTPMRRLIESGAIRGRNFVQVGLRGYWPPPDVFAWMRENGLRWHLMHEVWERGSRAVVADAIAEAVDGCKALYLSVDIDVLDPGFAPGTGTPEPGGMNPADLLRAVRQIALDTPLVAADIVEVAPPFDHADTTVNSAHRVAMEVFAALAHRRRTAAGGVPDLPGTAP, from the coding sequence ATGACTGGATCGCTGGATGGACCGGGCGAGAACGTCCGCCCGGCGGGGCCGACCGATGCGCCGGTGCCGCCCTACGCCGCGCGCGAGGCGGCGGCCGAGCTGCCGGACGCCCCCGGCTACGCGGGCCTGGCGACCTTCTGCGGCCGGCCGTGGCTGGAGACCGAGGCCGAGCTGCTGGCCAGGCGCCCGGACGTCGCCGTCGTCGGCGCACCGTTCGACATCGCCACCACGCACCGGCCCGGCGCGCGGTTCGGCCCGCGCGCGCTGCGCGCCCAGGCCTACGACCCGGGCACCTACCACCTCGACCTGGGCATCGAGATCTTCGACTGGCTGGATGTCGTCGACGCCGGCGACGCGCACTGCCCGCACGGGCTGACCGAGGCGTCCCACGCCAACATCCGCGCCAAGGTGAACCAGGTGGCGAGAAACGGGATCTTCCCGCTCATCATCGGCGGCGACCACTCGATCACCTGGCCGGCGGCGACAGCCGTGGCCGAGGCGGTCGGCTGGGGCGAGGTCGGCCTACTGCACTTCGACGCGCACGCCGACACGGCCGACATCATCGACGGCAACCTCGCCTCCCACGGCACCCCGATGCGCCGGCTGATCGAGTCGGGCGCGATCCGGGGACGCAACTTCGTCCAGGTGGGCCTGCGCGGCTACTGGCCGCCGCCGGACGTCTTCGCCTGGATGCGCGAGAACGGCCTGCGCTGGCACCTGATGCACGAGGTCTGGGAGCGGGGCTCGCGCGCCGTGGTCGCGGACGCCATCGCCGAGGCCGTCGACGGCTGCAAGGCGCTGTACCTCTCGGTGGACATCGACGTGCTGGACCCCGGGTTCGCACCCGGCACCGGCACTCCCGAACCGGGTGGGATGAACCCGGCCGACCTGCTGCGCGCCGTCCGCCAGATCGCGCTCGACACGCCGCTGGTCGCCGCCGACATCGTCGAGGTCGCCCCGCCCTTCGACCACGCGGACACCACGGTCAACAGCGCCCACCGGGTGGCCATGGAGGTCTTCGCCGCGCTGGCCCACCGCCGCCGCACCGCCGCGGGCGGCGTCCCCGACCTCCCGGGCACAGCGCCGTAG
- a CDS encoding RNA methyltransferase translates to MTASMPAVPLPAPMALTIIPVDDPGDPRVADYVALTDVVLRRRKEPAEGLFIAEGERVIKRALRAGYRARSVLVTPNRLDAVPAELGPDVPVYRAGPDVMAKITGFEVHRGALAAMARHPARDPAELLSWALRVLVLEDLVSHTNLGAVFRSAAGLGMDAILLSPRCADPLYRRSVRVSMGEVFAVPYARLDPWPAALGMLADRGFETLALTPAADAADLATLRPAPDGRLAVLLGTEGEGLSTAAQAAATRRVRIPMAAGVDSLNVAATAAIACYALGRR, encoded by the coding sequence ATGACGGCTTCGATGCCGGCCGTCCCGCTGCCTGCGCCGATGGCGTTGACGATCATCCCGGTAGACGATCCGGGCGACCCGAGGGTCGCCGATTACGTTGCCTTGACCGATGTTGTGCTACGACGGCGTAAGGAGCCGGCCGAGGGGCTCTTCATCGCCGAAGGCGAGCGGGTGATCAAGCGAGCGCTGCGTGCCGGTTACCGGGCGCGTTCCGTGCTGGTCACGCCGAACCGGCTCGACGCCGTCCCGGCCGAGCTAGGTCCGGATGTTCCGGTCTACCGCGCCGGACCCGACGTCATGGCCAAGATCACGGGGTTCGAGGTGCATCGCGGCGCGCTAGCCGCCATGGCCCGCCATCCCGCCCGCGACCCGGCCGAACTGCTCTCCTGGGCGCTGCGCGTCCTCGTCCTGGAGGATCTCGTCTCCCACACGAACCTGGGGGCCGTGTTCCGCTCGGCTGCCGGCCTCGGCATGGACGCCATCCTGCTCAGCCCGCGCTGCGCGGACCCGCTGTACCGCCGTTCCGTCCGGGTCTCGATGGGTGAGGTGTTCGCCGTCCCCTACGCCCGCCTCGACCCGTGGCCCGCGGCCCTCGGCATGCTCGCCGACCGCGGCTTCGAGACCCTGGCGCTCACCCCCGCCGCCGACGCCGCCGACCTAGCCACCCTCCGCCCGGCCCCGGACGGGAGGCTCGCAGTCCTGCTCGGCACGGAGGGCGAAGGCCTCTCCACCGCGGCCCAGGCGGCGGCGACCCGCCGCGTGCGGATCCCGATGGCCGCCGGCGTCGACTCCCTCAACGTTGCCGCCACCGCCGCCATCGCCTGCTACGCCCTCGGCCGCCGCTGA
- a CDS encoding ABC transporter substrate-binding protein: protein MSNRARALVAALALSTLALSACGSRVHDAGNTSGGSGATGGATNAAANTASDTGVTPTEIKVGVMTGQDGFLGGDVFSSSLYGAQAYFDSLNDKGGINGRKVTVDACNDKSSPDGNVTCVHKMIDDDKIFAMAGTTSFQYAGAQYVNSKGVPDVGGQPVSGNAYNQYPNLYSIYGGFGYPRDGKSPGYNGQLVADTQDYRWFKDKLGAKTAAIVFFNIGQSQQYAQQISEGLKTEGFKVIPEQINLSLPNYDAAVLDMKRNNVDLVYDALTADANVKICQSIQSQGMPLKAKITTTQSWTDDAGAQYASTPTCLDNLYAVSQDQNYNNVSDPGVKAYRDAIAKYFPARVSKMNMWMFEGYLSAMWLSDAMKSCGADLTRKCVTNYMNTTTYDAGGLMIPRDFKPVVPAPKTEVGCLNVVRWTSKAPTGTAGWTSQTNDMQKNCFNVPTYSIPAT from the coding sequence ATGTCTAACCGAGCCCGAGCGCTCGTCGCCGCTTTGGCGCTGTCGACGCTGGCGCTCAGCGCCTGTGGCAGCCGAGTGCACGACGCGGGGAACACGTCCGGCGGAAGCGGCGCGACCGGTGGCGCGACGAACGCCGCCGCGAACACCGCGTCCGACACGGGTGTCACGCCGACCGAGATCAAGGTCGGAGTGATGACCGGCCAGGATGGCTTCCTCGGTGGGGACGTCTTCTCGTCCTCGCTCTACGGCGCGCAGGCCTACTTCGACAGCCTGAACGACAAGGGCGGGATCAACGGCCGCAAGGTCACCGTCGACGCGTGCAACGACAAGAGCAGCCCCGACGGCAACGTCACCTGCGTGCACAAGATGATCGACGATGACAAGATCTTCGCGATGGCCGGCACAACCTCGTTCCAGTACGCCGGCGCGCAGTACGTGAACTCCAAGGGCGTCCCGGACGTCGGCGGTCAGCCGGTCTCCGGCAACGCGTACAACCAGTACCCGAACCTGTACTCGATCTACGGTGGGTTCGGCTACCCGCGCGACGGCAAGTCCCCGGGCTACAACGGCCAGCTCGTCGCGGACACCCAGGACTACCGCTGGTTCAAGGACAAGCTCGGCGCGAAGACCGCCGCGATCGTCTTCTTCAACATCGGGCAGTCGCAGCAGTACGCGCAGCAGATCAGCGAGGGGCTGAAGACCGAGGGGTTCAAGGTCATCCCCGAGCAGATCAACCTCTCGCTGCCCAACTACGACGCCGCGGTCCTCGACATGAAGCGGAACAACGTCGACCTGGTCTACGACGCGCTGACGGCGGATGCGAACGTGAAGATCTGCCAGTCGATCCAGTCGCAGGGCATGCCGCTGAAGGCGAAGATCACCACCACGCAGAGCTGGACGGACGACGCCGGCGCGCAGTACGCCTCGACGCCGACCTGCCTGGACAACCTCTACGCGGTCAGCCAGGACCAGAACTACAACAACGTGAGCGACCCCGGGGTCAAGGCGTACCGCGACGCGATCGCGAAGTACTTCCCGGCCCGGGTCAGCAAGATGAACATGTGGATGTTCGAGGGCTACCTCTCGGCAATGTGGCTGAGCGACGCGATGAAGTCCTGCGGCGCCGACCTGACCCGCAAGTGCGTCACGAACTACATGAACACCACCACGTACGACGCGGGCGGTCTGATGATCCCGCGGGACTTCAAGCCGGTCGTCCCGGCGCCGAAGACCGAGGTCGGCTGCCTGAACGTCGTTCGCTGGACGTCGAAGGCCCCGACCGGCACCGCCGGCTGGACCTCGCAGACGAACGACATGCAGAAGAACTGCTTCAACGTCCCGACCTACAGCATCCCGGCCACCTGA
- a CDS encoding ATP-binding cassette domain-containing protein, with protein MTRGANPRAGEVRLVGLTHRLPGAAGSAVVDVDLSVAAGQSLALVGPVGAGKTTVLRLVAGLETPTDGHALVDGVDVAGLPVARRPVAAVFGRYGLFPFLDVAANVAFGLRGGAPELRGRAPATPAGQAGTSRRVREALELVRMGDYARRRPPQLSAAHQQRVAIARALVRRPRVLVLDEPLGTVDDEGLRVRLAEDLRLLHRQVGVTLLYATRSAGEASAVADRVAVLAEGRLLLEAQPAEDAVARSGGVDDADGVAPTGDALLTEDDGTVAGAPAA; from the coding sequence ATGACGCGCGGCGCGAACCCGCGGGCGGGCGAGGTCAGGCTGGTCGGCCTGACGCATCGTCTCCCGGGGGCGGCGGGCAGCGCGGTCGTCGACGTGGACCTGTCGGTCGCCGCTGGTCAGTCGCTCGCGCTCGTCGGCCCCGTCGGAGCCGGCAAGACGACCGTGCTGCGGCTGGTCGCGGGGCTGGAGACGCCGACCGACGGTCATGCCCTGGTGGACGGTGTCGACGTCGCCGGGCTGCCGGTGGCGCGCCGGCCGGTCGCCGCCGTGTTCGGCCGCTACGGCCTCTTCCCATTCCTCGATGTCGCCGCCAACGTCGCCTTCGGCCTGCGCGGCGGCGCGCCCGAGCTGCGCGGCCGCGCGCCTGCGACGCCGGCCGGCCAGGCTGGCACCTCCCGGCGGGTCCGGGAGGCTCTGGAGCTGGTCCGGATGGGCGACTATGCCCGCCGCCGCCCGCCTCAGCTGTCCGCGGCCCACCAGCAGCGGGTGGCGATCGCGCGGGCGCTGGTGCGGCGCCCGAGGGTCCTGGTGCTCGATGAGCCGCTCGGGACGGTGGACGACGAGGGCCTGCGTGTCCGGCTGGCCGAGGACCTGCGCCTGCTGCATCGCCAGGTCGGCGTCACCTTGCTGTACGCGACGCGGTCGGCCGGTGAGGCGTCGGCCGTAGCGGACCGGGTGGCCGTCCTGGCCGAGGGCCGCCTGCTGCTGGAGGCCCAACCCGCCGAGGACGCGGTGGCGCGGTCCGGCGGCGTCGACGACGCGGACGGTGTGGCCCCGACGGGCGACGCCCTGCTCACCGAGGATGACGGAACGGTCGCGGGCGCCCCGGCGGCCTGA
- the add gene encoding adenosine deaminase has translation MGTSTTEPLTLATALDLLPKVELHCHVEGTMRPGTVLELARRHGLTLPTENLDELYTYGSLNEFLAIFWLVQSTLGGRDDWARLGYESVVDAAAHGRVYAEMFFTPARHLDAGQRLADIVAGLSAGIAAGEAETGSKAMLIADIDRAFGPGPGLQMVTELGELRRSGAPGIERVVGVGMDSTELDVDPKSFAEAYRTAAGFGFRLTGHQGENSPPSAIAEVVDVLGAERIDHGLSLVEDPALVRRFATERIPLTVCPNSNIRIANAFPTLADHPFPAMRAAGLLAMLNTDDPAMTDLDLGYEYASVAEAFGYRFDDMVGIALDGVEATWLDEAAKRDLRDRVVSEAAALAGRLAKA, from the coding sequence ATGGGCACCAGCACGACCGAGCCGCTGACGTTGGCTACCGCGCTCGACCTGCTACCGAAGGTCGAGCTGCACTGCCACGTCGAGGGCACGATGCGGCCAGGAACGGTCCTCGAACTGGCCCGACGGCACGGGCTGACGCTGCCGACGGAGAACCTGGACGAGCTGTACACCTACGGCTCGTTGAACGAGTTCCTGGCCATCTTCTGGCTGGTGCAGTCGACGCTGGGTGGACGGGACGACTGGGCCCGGCTCGGCTACGAAAGCGTGGTCGACGCCGCGGCGCACGGTCGGGTCTACGCGGAGATGTTCTTCACCCCGGCCCGGCACCTCGACGCCGGTCAGCGGCTGGCCGACATCGTCGCCGGTCTCTCCGCCGGAATCGCCGCGGGTGAGGCGGAGACCGGGTCGAAGGCAATGCTCATCGCCGACATCGACCGGGCGTTCGGTCCGGGGCCGGGCCTCCAGATGGTGACCGAGCTGGGCGAGCTGCGCCGTTCGGGCGCTCCGGGCATCGAGCGCGTGGTCGGCGTCGGGATGGACTCGACCGAGCTGGACGTCGACCCGAAGTCGTTCGCCGAGGCGTACCGGACCGCTGCCGGCTTCGGCTTCCGCCTGACCGGGCATCAGGGCGAGAACTCGCCGCCATCGGCAATCGCCGAGGTGGTCGACGTACTCGGCGCCGAGCGCATCGACCACGGCCTCTCCCTGGTCGAGGACCCGGCGCTGGTCCGCAGGTTCGCCACCGAACGGATCCCGCTCACCGTGTGCCCGAACTCGAACATTCGCATCGCCAACGCGTTCCCCACGCTGGCCGACCATCCGTTCCCGGCGATGCGCGCGGCCGGCCTGCTGGCCATGCTCAACACCGATGACCCGGCGATGACCGACCTGGACCTCGGCTACGAGTACGCCTCCGTCGCCGAAGCCTTCGGCTACCGGTTCGACGACATGGTCGGCATCGCCCTCGACGGCGTCGAAGCCACCTGGCTCGACGAGGCCGCCAAACGCGACCTCCGCGACCGCGTCGTCTCCGAGGCCGCGGCCCTGGCCGGGCGCCTGGCGAAGGCCTGA
- a CDS encoding 8-oxoguanine deaminase: protein MTAQPGAPSPSADRPADLLVVGAELVATVDAERRELPGGWVAITGGLVSAVGAAGDPPPRALRTVRAEGCLVTPGLVNTHHHIYQNLTRAFAPSLHGTLFQWLSTLYPLWSRLDEEAVNVSAYVGLTELALGGCTTSTDHLYVHPKGGGDLIGAEIAAACELGMRFHPTRGSMSLSQKDGGLPPDSVVQDPDEILAESARLVAAHHDPSPGAMVRIALAPCSPFSVSPELMKATAELAEQLDVRLHTHLAEDPEEDEYCLAVYGRRPIDHFAEVGWGGSRAWVAHCICPNEAEVARLGAWGTGVAHCPSSNMILGGGLAPIREFRAAGVPVGLGCDGSSSADSASLWMEARNAMLLGRLRHGSASMSAREALEIATRGGAGCLGRVGEIGELSVGAVGDLVVWPLTGVAFAGALSDPIEAWLRCGPVAARHTVVAGRLVIENGLPTHPALDEMLARHRAIASGIQAAVEDTGPLPAHA from the coding sequence ATGACCGCGCAACCGGGTGCCCCCTCTCCTTCCGCCGACCGGCCCGCCGACCTGTTGGTCGTCGGGGCCGAGCTGGTTGCGACCGTCGACGCCGAGCGCCGGGAACTGCCCGGCGGCTGGGTGGCGATCACCGGCGGGCTGGTGAGCGCCGTCGGTGCCGCCGGCGACCCGCCGCCGCGGGCCCTGCGCACGGTGCGAGCCGAGGGCTGCCTCGTCACCCCCGGGCTTGTCAACACACACCATCACATCTACCAAAACCTGACTCGCGCCTTCGCGCCGTCGCTGCACGGCACACTCTTTCAGTGGTTGTCCACGCTGTACCCGCTGTGGTCGCGGCTGGACGAGGAAGCTGTGAACGTCTCCGCCTATGTCGGGCTTACCGAACTGGCGCTCGGCGGCTGCACGACGTCGACCGATCACCTGTACGTCCACCCGAAGGGCGGCGGCGACCTGATCGGGGCAGAGATCGCCGCGGCGTGCGAGCTGGGTATGCGGTTCCACCCGACGCGTGGGTCGATGTCGTTGTCGCAGAAGGATGGCGGGCTGCCGCCGGACTCGGTGGTGCAGGACCCCGACGAGATCCTGGCCGAGTCGGCCCGCCTCGTCGCCGCTCATCACGACCCGTCGCCGGGCGCGATGGTGCGGATCGCGCTCGCGCCCTGCTCACCGTTCTCGGTCAGCCCGGAGCTGATGAAGGCCACCGCTGAGCTGGCCGAACAGCTGGACGTCCGGTTGCACACCCATCTGGCTGAGGATCCCGAGGAGGACGAGTACTGCCTCGCGGTCTACGGGCGGCGGCCCATCGACCACTTCGCTGAGGTTGGCTGGGGTGGGAGCCGGGCCTGGGTCGCGCACTGCATCTGCCCGAATGAGGCCGAGGTCGCCCGGTTGGGCGCCTGGGGCACAGGTGTGGCGCACTGCCCGAGCAGCAACATGATTCTGGGCGGCGGGCTGGCTCCGATCCGCGAGTTCCGGGCTGCCGGAGTTCCCGTCGGCCTGGGCTGTGATGGGTCGTCATCGGCGGACTCGGCCTCGCTGTGGATGGAAGCGCGAAACGCGATGCTGTTGGGCCGGCTGCGGCATGGCTCCGCGTCGATGTCGGCCCGGGAAGCCCTTGAGATCGCGACCCGCGGCGGCGCGGGCTGCCTGGGCCGGGTCGGTGAGATCGGAGAGCTTTCCGTCGGCGCCGTCGGCGACCTGGTGGTCTGGCCGCTGACCGGGGTGGCCTTCGCCGGCGCCCTGTCGGACCCGATCGAGGCGTGGCTGCGCTGCGGCCCGGTTGCCGCGCGACACACCGTAGTCGCCGGTCGGCTCGTCATCGAGAACGGGCTTCCGACCCATCCCGCGCTCGACGAGATGCTGGCCCGGCACCGCGCCATCGCCAGCGGGATCCAGGCGGCCGTCGAGGACACCGGCCCGCTCCCGGCCCACGCATGA